In a genomic window of Mucilaginibacter sp. KACC 22063:
- a CDS encoding tRNA-(ms[2]io[6]A)-hydroxylase, whose protein sequence is MSEKTILKLQLPTDPRWVKNIVESNIEEILTDHAFCEQKAASNAITLIVQNPELSDLVQEMAALVQEEMDHFKRVHDIILERGYTLGRERKDDYVNELLKFLKKGGARREQLVDRLLFAAMIEARSCERFKVLSENINDKQLSDFYYELMVSEATHYTTFIRLARKYADGIDVNTRWNNFLAYEAIVIQNYGKKETIHG, encoded by the coding sequence ATTTTAAAGCTGCAATTGCCAACCGACCCACGTTGGGTAAAAAATATTGTAGAAAGCAACATCGAAGAAATTTTAACTGACCATGCCTTTTGTGAACAAAAAGCGGCCAGTAATGCAATTACCTTAATTGTACAAAATCCCGAACTGTCTGACCTGGTACAGGAAATGGCTGCTTTGGTGCAGGAAGAAATGGATCACTTTAAACGGGTACATGATATTATTCTGGAAAGGGGTTACACATTAGGGCGTGAACGCAAGGATGATTATGTAAACGAGTTGCTTAAGTTTTTGAAAAAAGGTGGCGCACGCCGCGAACAATTGGTTGACCGACTGCTTTTTGCTGCAATGATTGAAGCGCGCAGCTGCGAGCGTTTTAAAGTGCTTTCTGAAAATATTAACGATAAGCAGCTGTCAGATTTTTATTACGAGCTGATGGTAAGCGAAGCTACACACTATACTACTTTTATTCGCCTGGCGCGTAAGTATGCCGACGGGATAGACGTTAATACACGCTGGAATAATTTTTTAGCCTATGAAGCTATTGTAATTCAAAATTACGGCAAAAAAGAAACGATACACGGTTAG
- a CDS encoding response regulator has protein sequence MKKRILVVDDDRSVAEVLSDILAFSNYDVKAITRGEIVFKEIDSYQPDLILLDVMLSGMDGRMICKSIKTSDKLKDIPVILLSAYMSSYPCVFEQNGPDDFVLKPFDISFLLRKVDEQLAA, from the coding sequence ATGAAAAAGCGAATACTGGTTGTTGATGATGACAGGAGCGTTGCAGAAGTATTAAGTGATATACTTGCATTTAGTAATTACGATGTGAAAGCGATAACACGCGGCGAAATTGTTTTTAAAGAAATAGATAGCTATCAGCCTGACCTGATTCTGCTTGATGTGATGTTATCTGGTATGGATGGGCGTATGATATGCAAAAGTATCAAAACCAGCGATAAGCTGAAAGATATACCCGTTATCTTATTATCTGCATATATGAGCAGTTATCCATGCGTTTTTGAGCAAAACGGACCGGATGACTTTGTACTTAAGCCTTTTGATATCAGTTTTTTATTGAGGAAAGTAGACGAGCAACTTGCGGCCTAA